A window from Mya arenaria isolate MELC-2E11 chromosome 9, ASM2691426v1 encodes these proteins:
- the LOC128246935 gene encoding 60S ribosomal protein L22-like yields MAPAKAVKKPGKAQSGGKGKKKKLVVKYVLDCTHPVEDGIMDVASFEKFLNERIKVEGKTNNMGNNISLERNKSKVILNSDIPFSKRYLKYLTKKYLKKNNLRDWLRVVASAKDTYELRYFQINNEDEEEEDGDE; encoded by the exons ATGGCTCCAGCT AAAGCTGTCAAGAAGCCCGGTAAAGCCCAGTCCGGTGGCAAGGGGAAAAAGAAGAAGCTGGTGGTGAAGTATGTCCTGGACTGCACCCATCCTGTGGAAGATGGCATCATGGACGTTGCAAGCTTT GAGAAGTTCCTGAACGAGCGCATCAAGGTTGAGGGCAAGACCAACAACATGGGAAACAACATATCACTGGAGAGGAACAAGTCCAAGGTTATCCTCAACTCTGATATCCCCTTCTCCAAGAG GTACCTTAAATACCTTACAAAGAAATACCTGAAGAAAAACAACCTGCGTGACTGGCTGCGCGTGGTTGCCAGTGCCAAGGATACCTACGAGCTGCGATACTTCCAGATTAACAATGAGGATGAGGAGGAGGAAGATGGAGATGAATAG